GCGAGTTTAAACGTGTAAAGTATAGGCTCCTTCTCTTTGTAAAGTACAGAGacggaattattaaaaatttcgtaaatGACAGTCCAAGATGGGTCTTTCGACAGATAGCGTCCCTGAAAGATTCGGTCGACTGGCCCATCTCGTGGGTCCGGTTTAGTGAGTCGATATTGCGAGTCAAGGTCGTACATTTGTTTGTAAAAAAGGAAAGCGAATGAAATAAAGAAGCGGGTTTTCGAAGCGCCAACAGTACGCGGGTAAATTGAACTGTTTCATCGAAACGAAAGCCGATTGCACGTGCTTGTATCCACCTCTTTAGCCTGGAGCAGCTGGAGATAGGTGAGAGTTTGTTACAACGCATTACATCACTGACGAATCACGACGCCATCGATTACGTACAATTCTCGAATCCTTTCATCGCTCTCTGTTTCTACGAAACTTAAGGAGCACAGAATTCTGCTCTCCTTGATTTTTAAAATCATCCTTGCGGTTCATGTAAAGCAAGTCACGATGACTGTACTTGAGCAGTATAAAGAAAAGCATAAGATGTAGAATCTTTCAACGAGAAAACATCCGATTAGTCACTACGCAAATATGCGCCGTAAAGTTATACTACGAGCACTTTTACCAGCCAATGCCCCTTACGTTCCAACTAGGAAGAACGTCCAGACTAATCCGAATTATTATTCCGACATGTTTACAATGCACGACGCAGTAAAAATCTCGTCCTCCTTTAACGAATAATTCCAAAGACTCGCATCAATTACCAATTATTTCTAGTCAAATGTAAATTATAACGTGAACTGTCGTTGacaaacaaaaaattgtaaaatagttaCATATTCATGAACTCCGCGTATCAGGACTTTTTTTTCGTCAACAAGAAACTACTGCGTTTGGCAAAAAGCCTTAATCTTTTTAATGCGCGTCAATTCTAAAAGTAAACAGAATAAATGATTCGGTTTTCATCTGAATTTCCAGACATGGAAAACGCTAGTAGTCCGCCGCAGGCAGCGTCCTTGGAACTGAAAACTCGAAGAGCACAGTTGCAGACGCAGGTCTCGAGTTTGGATTCCAAACGAAGGCAAGCAGTGTACGTGAGGAGAGCTTTTAAAAAGTATGGCCCGAAGAGCAACCCCAACATCATTCTAGATGGACTGAACATGACAGTGCCGAAAGGCACGATGTAAGTTTCATTTTTCTACTGCTTGTTTtcgtttccaaatttacaagtatTCGAATTTTCAGATACGGTCTGCTCGGTGCGAGCGGTTGCGGAAAGACCACTTTGCTGTCCTGCATAGTGGGTCGAAGACGTCTAAACTCTGGAGAGATCTGGGTGCTGGGTGGCAAGCCAGGATCGAAAGGATCTGGGGTACCAGGTCCGCGAGTAGGTTACATGCCACAAGAAATCGCGTTGTACGGAGAATTCTCCATAAGAGagactttcatttattttggcTGGTGTGCTGGAATGTCGACGCCCGAAGTGGATGAAAAAGTGGAGTTTCTTGTAAAGGTATATCGAAGTAGAAGTCCAGGTTGATCCGTAGAATTCCCTTCCTAGAACACACTTGAAAAAGTAAACTTATAAAATCTATGTTAGACTTAACCATCGCTAAATACTTCATAATTTTAGTAAAGTTATGGGACCTTCCCCGAAATAGTTCTTGCAGTTGCCATCCGAGAACCGTCTCGTGAAGAACTTGTCCGGAGGTCAACAGAGAAGAGTGTCTTTCGCAGCAGCCCTTGTCGCGGATCCAGAATTGTTAATCTTGGATGAACCCACTGTAGGTGTAGACCCGGTTCTACGACAGAACATCTGGGATCACCTGGTGCACATGACGAAGGACAGCAATAAGACTATCATCATCACCACTCATTACATCGAGGAAACGAGACAAGCTGGTATCATAGGTTTGATGAGAGGCGGTAAACTGTTGGCTGAAGAGTCACCGACGAAGTTAATGGAGATGAACAATGTGGACTCTCTGGAGGATGTGTTCTTGAAGCTCAGTAGACGACAGAACATGGGTCTTCGAAGGAGAAGTAGCATCCTCAGCAGCGTCACCGGCGTTCCTCCGGAAGTTGTATGATATTTACCATATTTTTCATACTTTTGAAAATGATGAAACTGTGATACAAATATGATTGATCATTACCCAGGATGTGGACGAGGAGATGAGCGGTGAATTTGGTGATAACGTCAGTCTTTCTAGTCGAAGAAAAAGCATTGTCGTCGAAGAAACACTTGTGAGTCTTTCTTTTCGGTTAGTCTTTCTGTTGGGTGAATTTTTATGCAAGTGTTTTGATGAACAGGTGCCAGAGCTGCCACCAGAAGAGAAAGGTCCCTCTAAATTCCAGATGCTTAATGGTCAACATATGAAAGCTCTTATATGGAAGAACTTCCTGTGGATGTGGCGAAATGTAGGGTAAGTGCAAATCGTATCGAAACTCGGCTGTACTCATGAACTGCTCGTTCTTTCCAGAATGATGTTATTTATCATCGGTCTTCCAGTCGCTGAGATTATTCTGTTCTGCCTCTCCATTGGCAAAGATCCAATGAACTTAAAGATAGCGATAGTGAACCACGAATTGAATAACAGCATGGGGCCTTGTATACCGACAACCGGCTGCGACTGGCATCGATTAAGCTGTCGATATTTAAAACATCTAGAGGAAACATCCGTAGAGTTTATAACGTACGACAATGAAATGGATGCTAAACACGCCGTCGAAGATGGCACTGCTTGGGGTGCCATAACGTTCCCGTCAAACTATTCTAATTCTCTTTATGCGAGATTTGATCTGGGTCGTGAGACAGATATCTGGGATATCGCAGAATCGACCATGACGATTGTCATGGACATGTCCAGTGAGTTTATTGAAACATTTAACGTGTAAGTGATCCATGGTGAAAGACAACATTTTGTTTCTCTTTAGATCAGCAGATCGGTCAACTTCTGAAGAGGGACTTTTACAAGTCGTATGAAAAGTTCGCTGAAGAAGTGACGGTAGCTTGCAATTACAGCAGGAAGTATACTCACATACCTGTAAACGTAAGTACACGAAATTGtaatgtacaattataattaataaaattatattcataaatcgTAATTCATAAATACATTAATTCCCAAAATGTTGAAGTAACATATTTTGCTATGTACAGTTTGAAACGCCGATCTATGGTCCTTTGGAGCCCAATTTCACAGACTTTGCAGCACCTGGAGTTATCTTAACGTGAGTAGTTGATCTTGCCAAAAATGTaacttgtataataaaaatcattcCCGTTACAGGATACTTTTCTTCTTATCAGTCGCTCTAACTTCTGGTGCCATGTTATTAGAAAGAAACGAGGGTCTTCTGGAAAGGAGTTTAGTTTCCGGTAATTAACGACCATCGTTTAAGGAGAAGTGATCAGGATATTAATATAGTGATTCATGTTCTGTTGGCAGGTCTTACTGGACCAGAAATCCTTTTCGCTCAAGTAGTTACTCAATTCGTAGTGATGACTGGACAGGCAGTCATGGTTCTACTATTCGCGTTCGCGATCTTTAACATTACGTGTGAAGGTAACATTGGTTGGATTGCCGTGTTGTCTGTTTTAACTGGACTGTGTGGAATGTGTTTCGGTAAGAGCAACATTCACTTTAGCTGTCTTTCCTACTGAAGAAAGTTATTCTGAAACATGAATATTTTTAGGGTTCACTATTGCTTGCGCCTGCGATACTGAAAGAAGTGCTACTTACTTGGCAATGGGTTCATTCCTGCCCATTGTGATGCTTTGTGGAATAATCTGGCCTATTGAAGGAATGCATGAAGTTCTGAAGTGCATCAGTTATGTTCTACCCCTTACGCAGAGCACAGAGTCAATGAGAGTTATGTTAGCTAGGGGATGGTCAATATCGAACTCCACTGTTTACAGTGGTTTCATTTCTACCTTCATCTGGATATGCATCTTCATGACTTCCTCGATACTGctacttaaatttaaaaagggATAAAACTTCGTGTTCAGTTACAGACTTAAGCTACGTGGATAGTTGTCACTTGATCAAAGTTCTATAGCGACATTTACTCTGTCGAATAAACAATTACGTCGGAACTATTCGACGTATTACTGGAGAAAGAGTGAATAATACATCGTAAAAGATGTGGCGTATCTGCTCAAtacaattgtatttattacatcAATCTCTGTGGTAGCACAGAATCGTGATGATATTTGTACAGTGCAGACACAAGTAGATCATAAAATAAACCCATAGTTATAAAATCTTTGTACACCACGTGAATTATCGACTTAGAATAATCCATGACCTTCTTTTTCACTATATGTACTACTTTTTTAATTACTATTGTACTATAATTAGAATGgtagaaatttgtataaatttatggtctaacaaatatatgtatatattagaGTAGTAATAAACAATATTAGTAATTTGTATATGTAAATGGAAGAAAGGACAAGTAGGGTCAAGATACTTCAATAAATAGCAAGTTACAaacaaaagtataaaaaattgtatttataatacaatGAGACATGTCTCATGAAACAGATCAAAACAGTCTTATTTGtttgtaaacaaataaatatcgtttttaatatattattttacataaattatttatatgctgttcataattattattttgactTTGAAGCACGTAAAAATGGTTCATGTAATACCTTGTGAATTCGTTCTGCCTTTTGTAAACCAATACCAGGACAAAGAGCTAATGTATTTGGTTGAGTTTTTATTAAGTTACTTAAAGTACCAAAAGTTGATAAGAGAGTTGTGGCATCTGTTTTATTAACTGACCTTATTGTTGTCAAAGCATTAACTATCtaaaaaaattacagaaaaaagcttttaatctttcaataataaaaagaggttttatatttcaaacaatGTATTATATACCTTCTGATATGGTGCTGTATCACTACGTTCCATAATTGCATCAGGTGGTTTGTTTTCATAAATCTTGtatgtttcaataattttaccaGCATCTTCTGCATTCCATGCTAACATCAGTGTCAAATCAGCAAGAATACAAACTCTTGTTAAATGTTTTAAAGCATGATGAGGATCTGCCACATCTACCTGTTTTTTTAATACAGACCTGTTAATAATCATAACTCAAATCATAAAGAAActacattattaataaaaaagagCTAGAATCATATTAACacacaacaaaaataatttaattaacctGAACTAAAAGTACTCTAAGATTATACATGTTTCCTAAAGCCTTCAAACGTTCATGGATGTAGTCTGGATTAAGCTGATGATATCGTATTGATAGAAAAAGAGCACAACTAGTTTTTCCCATTACATAGTCTGGTACAATTTCTGAGTACTCCCAAGGTACATTTGTTACATATTTCAGTAATGGATTTCCTTTCTACAAAAGAAATGATGCTTATAACAAACTAatgtcaaataaattatttaaaacataaatattattatgaacATACTTGCTTCAAGTTGACTAAAAGTGTATTAAACTTTGAAGAGTTCTTAATTTTAGAAGGTCCAGGTATTTCTTCTTTAAAGAATTCAGAACTTAACTCATTGGGTATAgctaaacataaaatattaattttttaaacaataaatattaatgtaattatatattAGTATGTAACTAACATTGTGACAAATCAGTTTTTGGTTGTTTAGGTGGAGAAGCATTATCATCTTCTTCTTCCATtgtattaacaataattttatcttaTGACAGTCAAATTTTTACAGCAATATTAGAACTTattctgtaataaaataaattgttattaattttaatacacgtgcagaatattattttgataataaacaaatattttattaggttAAGCTACTTATCACAAACAAAATACCTAAAGGAATACATACAACAAAGACAATCTACACATGCACATATATTTTTGTGTAAAATATTTGTgattttttcttatattttatctaATTCTTATATCACATATCTAATCGAAAGTAATAAAAGTTATATTATCAGTAAATTATATTGCAATG
The nucleotide sequence above comes from Megachile rotundata isolate GNS110a chromosome 13, iyMegRotu1, whole genome shotgun sequence. Encoded proteins:
- the LOC100875731 gene encoding ABC transporter G family member 23; the protein is MENASSPPQAASLELKTRRAQLQTQVSSLDSKRRQAVYVRRAFKKYGPKSNPNIILDGLNMTVPKGTIYGLLGASGCGKTTLLSCIVGRRRLNSGEIWVLGGKPGSKGSGVPGPRVGYMPQEIALYGEFSIRETFIYFGWCAGMSTPEVDEKVEFLVKFLQLPSENRLVKNLSGGQQRRVSFAAALVADPELLILDEPTVGVDPVLRQNIWDHLVHMTKDSNKTIIITTHYIEETRQAGIIGLMRGGKLLAEESPTKLMEMNNVDSLEDVFLKLSRRQNMGLRRRSSILSSVTGVPPEVDVDEEMSGEFGDNVSLSSRRKSIVVEETLVPELPPEEKGPSKFQMLNGQHMKALIWKNFLWMWRNVGMMLFIIGLPVAEIILFCLSIGKDPMNLKIAIVNHELNNSMGPCIPTTGCDWHRLSCRYLKHLEETSVEFITYDNEMDAKHAVEDGTAWGAITFPSNYSNSLYARFDLGRETDIWDIAESTMTIVMDMSNQQIGQLLKRDFYKSYEKFAEEVTVACNYSRKYTHIPVNFETPIYGPLEPNFTDFAAPGVILTILFFLSVALTSGAMLLERNEGLLERSLVSGLTGPEILFAQVVTQFVVMTGQAVMVLLFAFAIFNITCEGNIGWIAVLSVLTGLCGMCFGFTIACACDTERSATYLAMGSFLPIVMLCGIIWPIEGMHEVLKCISYVLPLTQSTESMRVMLARGWSISNSTVYSGFISTFIWICIFMTSSILLLKFKKG
- the Ercc1 gene encoding DNA excision repair protein Ercc1, producing MEEEDDNASPPKQPKTDLSQSIPNELSSEFFKEEIPGPSKIKNSSKFNTLLVNLKQKGNPLLKYVTNVPWEYSEIVPDYVMGKTSCALFLSIRYHQLNPDYIHERLKALGNMYNLRVLLVQVDVADPHHALKHLTRVCILADLTLMLAWNAEDAGKIIETYKIYENKPPDAIMERSDTAPYQKIVNALTTIRSVNKTDATTLLSTFGTLSNLIKTQPNTLALCPGIGLQKAERIHKVLHEPFLRASKSK